A genomic window from Slackia heliotrinireducens DSM 20476 includes:
- a CDS encoding ArsR/SmtB family transcription factor — translation MALTMDKKGLVERMCAYNKAVSDHNRMKMIKILGSHEPNTLNVSDIAAILGLSQPATTKHLKVMEPYSQPT, via the coding sequence ATGGCACTGACGATGGATAAGAAGGGGCTTGTCGAGCGCATGTGCGCGTACAACAAGGCCGTCAGCGACCATAACCGTATGAAGATGATCAAAATCCTGGGCTCCCATGAGCCTAACACGCTCAACGTCAGCGATATCGCCGCAATCCTGGGTCTGTCGCAGCCGGCCACCACCAAGCATCTGAAGGTTATGGAACCCTACAGTCAACCAACGTAG
- a CDS encoding DUF523 domain-containing protein has product MDRLPAVAVSACLAGERCTYKASSNLIEGYGELAVLCRPVLVCPEVMGGLATPRDPAEIQGNKVVSCRGTDVTCEYERGAAEALRLAQEAGCAFALLKENSPSCGCGHVYDGTFSHTLVEGDGITARAFKREGIATFGESQIDALIEAIHAERL; this is encoded by the coding sequence ATGGACCGGTTGCCTGCGGTTGCGGTAAGCGCATGCTTGGCGGGGGAGCGCTGCACCTACAAGGCGTCGAGCAACCTGATCGAAGGATACGGCGAGCTGGCGGTCCTGTGCCGTCCCGTGCTCGTGTGCCCCGAGGTGATGGGCGGCCTGGCCACGCCCCGCGATCCGGCCGAAATCCAGGGCAACAAGGTGGTGTCCTGCCGCGGCACCGATGTCACTTGCGAATACGAGCGGGGAGCCGCCGAGGCGCTGCGCCTGGCTCAGGAAGCCGGGTGCGCCTTCGCCTTGCTTAAAGAGAACAGTCCCTCCTGCGGATGCGGCCATGTTTACGACGGCACCTTCTCCCATACGCTTGTGGAAGGGGACGGCATCACGGCTCGCGCGTTCAAACGCGAAGGCATTGCCACCTTCGGCGAATCGCAGATTGACGCCCTTATCGAAGCCATCCATGCCGAAAGGCTTTAA
- a CDS encoding NAD(P)/FAD-dependent oxidoreductase, with protein sequence MKNHYESIVLGAGAAGMNCCLELQKEKREYLLVSPNIGGRICNDEERHMNYGAVFYFGTYKHMLASGLLKGTVDVLPKLSMGQCHHDDGKSYEPVSATTVADMPSLLAYMKWMRETFIPRYTAFKDNCCTMEVSAALDRDPMIKELYTESAEHFIERMGFGPICHDLVSMFAHACTGTKIRDLTALDYLNTVQPLTMKIFNVPPLKLLFDLKRFDFDSEGVKQRLGSGSGEVHIGEAVSITRMGGGWRVTTDDGSMVMCSNLVMATPAHVTAQLLAGVPGVPELDIRKASQLTGYLIRGKAKPGYAEHTVHLFDDTIPIIYIAKRLDGDYEIFTEVDFEEGRKFDEYFDEWEVIGKKYWEYALYTAAHEALPQNLAPGLIMAGDVNGLGMEPACISGIYAANKIMGKTVD encoded by the coding sequence ATGAAGAACCATTACGAAAGCATTGTCCTGGGCGCCGGCGCCGCGGGCATGAACTGCTGCCTGGAGCTGCAGAAGGAGAAGCGCGAGTACCTGCTGGTGAGCCCCAACATCGGCGGCCGCATCTGCAACGACGAGGAGCGCCACATGAACTACGGCGCCGTGTTCTACTTCGGCACCTACAAGCACATGCTGGCAAGCGGCCTGCTGAAAGGCACCGTGGACGTGCTGCCCAAGCTTTCCATGGGCCAGTGCCATCACGACGACGGCAAATCCTACGAGCCGGTGTCGGCCACCACGGTCGCCGACATGCCGTCGCTGCTGGCGTACATGAAGTGGATGCGCGAAACCTTCATCCCGCGCTACACCGCGTTCAAGGACAACTGCTGCACCATGGAAGTGTCCGCCGCGCTGGACAGGGACCCCATGATCAAGGAGCTCTACACCGAGTCCGCCGAGCACTTCATCGAGCGCATGGGCTTCGGTCCCATCTGCCACGACCTTGTCAGCATGTTCGCGCATGCCTGCACCGGCACCAAGATTCGCGACCTCACCGCGCTCGACTACCTGAACACCGTGCAGCCGCTGACCATGAAGATCTTCAACGTGCCGCCGCTGAAGCTGCTGTTCGACCTGAAGCGCTTCGACTTCGACTCCGAGGGCGTCAAACAGCGCCTGGGCTCCGGTTCGGGCGAGGTCCACATCGGCGAAGCGGTGAGCATTACCCGCATGGGCGGCGGCTGGCGCGTCACGACCGACGACGGCAGCATGGTCATGTGCAGCAACCTGGTCATGGCCACGCCGGCGCACGTCACGGCGCAGCTGCTTGCGGGCGTGCCGGGCGTGCCCGAGCTGGACATCCGCAAGGCGTCGCAGCTCACGGGCTACCTGATCCGCGGCAAGGCCAAGCCGGGCTACGCCGAGCACACGGTGCACCTGTTCGACGACACCATCCCCATCATCTACATCGCCAAGCGCCTGGACGGCGACTACGAGATCTTCACCGAGGTCGACTTCGAGGAGGGCCGCAAGTTCGACGAGTACTTCGACGAATGGGAGGTCATCGGCAAGAAGTACTGGGAATACGCCCTGTACACCGCCGCCCACGAGGCGCTGCCGCAAAACCTTGCGCCGGGCCTTATCATGGCCGGCGACGTGAACGGCCTGGGTATGGAGCCCGCCTGCATCTCGGGCATCTACGCCGCCAACAAGATCATGGGCAAGACCGTCGACTAA
- the ruvB gene encoding Holliday junction branch migration DNA helicase RuvB encodes MTDGFEIEGLVFEAGSRSNKSAGQTGPRAVTPELTEDDLALDRSLRPKHLDDYIGQTRVKDSLSILIQAAKQRGECMDHVLFSGPPGLGKTTLATVVANELGANIRTTSGPAIARTGDLAAILTNLEDGDVLFIDEIHRLNRQVEEVLYPALEDYVLDIVVGKGPAARSIRLDLPKFTLVGATTRTGLLTGPLRDRFGIVFRLDYYTPEELAGIVKRSAGILDVAIDEEGALEIARRSRGTPRLANRMLKRVRDWAQVRGTGDIDEDTAAQALSFFEVDSLGLDALDNKILELLCVGFDGRPVGLSTLASALSEDPDTVEDVYEPYLIQQGLIMRTPKGRQATDRAFEHIGIKRV; translated from the coding sequence ATGACCGATGGTTTTGAAATAGAAGGATTGGTATTCGAGGCGGGTTCCCGGTCGAACAAGTCGGCGGGTCAAACCGGCCCCCGTGCCGTCACGCCCGAGCTGACCGAAGACGACTTGGCGCTCGACCGTTCACTGCGCCCGAAACATCTGGATGACTATATCGGGCAGACGCGCGTCAAAGACAGCCTGTCCATTCTTATTCAGGCGGCCAAGCAGCGCGGCGAATGCATGGACCATGTGCTGTTCAGCGGCCCTCCGGGCTTGGGTAAAACCACGCTTGCAACGGTGGTGGCAAACGAGCTGGGGGCCAACATCCGCACTACCAGCGGCCCTGCCATCGCCCGTACCGGCGATCTGGCCGCCATCCTCACAAACCTGGAAGACGGCGATGTACTGTTCATCGATGAGATTCATCGGCTGAACCGCCAGGTGGAAGAGGTTTTGTATCCGGCGCTTGAGGACTACGTGCTCGACATCGTCGTCGGCAAAGGTCCCGCCGCCCGCAGCATCCGCCTGGACCTTCCCAAGTTCACATTGGTGGGGGCCACCACCCGTACGGGTTTGCTTACCGGCCCTTTGCGCGATCGCTTCGGCATTGTGTTCCGTCTGGATTACTACACCCCGGAAGAGCTCGCAGGCATCGTGAAGCGCTCGGCCGGTATTCTGGATGTGGCCATCGACGAAGAAGGCGCCCTGGAAATCGCGCGTCGAAGTCGTGGAACGCCGCGTTTGGCAAACCGCATGCTCAAACGCGTGCGGGATTGGGCGCAGGTGCGCGGAACCGGCGACATCGACGAGGATACGGCCGCCCAGGCCCTGAGCTTCTTCGAGGTCGACTCCCTCGGTTTGGACGCCCTTGACAATAAAATATTGGAGCTGCTCTGCGTCGGCTTCGACGGCAGGCCTGTCGGTTTGTCTACGTTGGCCAGCGCACTGTCGGAGGATCCCGATACGGTCGAGGACGTGTATGAGCCATATCTCATTCAACAGGGGCTTATCATGCGCACGCCGAAGGGCCGTCAGGCTACGGACCGCGCTTTCGAGCATATTGGAATCAAGAGGGTTTAA
- the ribD gene encoding bifunctional diaminohydroxyphosphoribosylaminopyrimidine deaminase/5-amino-6-(5-phosphoribosylamino)uracil reductase RibD: protein MTADEKMMRRAIELARTAAGWTNPNPLVGAVIVKDGRVIGEGCHERYGDLHAERNALASCTESPQGATMYVTLEPCSHTGKQPPCADALVEAGIARVVVGSRDPNPLVSGRGIARLRAAGIQVEEDFLRQECDGINPVFFHFITTKTPYVVAKWAMTADGKIATATRDARWVSCEASRADTHELRHRLAGIMVGVNTVLADDPMLNARRGVPSNQPLRIVCDSSLRIPLDSALVRSATEVPVLVACACNIDQGERLDKAIRLRAAGVDVVSLPGADGKVDLAALMAHLGESGVDSVLVEGGGTLHANMFKSGLVDEVVVYLAPKVCGGTSAPTPVGGAGAALMADALQLGKPQVDIVGDDVRLTYRLNRGI from the coding sequence ATGACCGCAGACGAGAAGATGATGCGCCGGGCAATCGAGCTGGCTCGCACGGCTGCGGGCTGGACCAATCCGAATCCGCTGGTTGGAGCCGTCATCGTAAAGGACGGCCGCGTTATCGGCGAAGGTTGCCACGAGCGTTACGGCGACTTGCACGCCGAACGCAACGCATTGGCGTCGTGCACCGAATCGCCGCAGGGCGCCACCATGTACGTGACGCTCGAGCCCTGCAGCCACACCGGAAAACAGCCTCCGTGTGCCGACGCGTTGGTCGAAGCGGGAATCGCGCGGGTGGTCGTGGGTTCGCGCGACCCCAATCCGTTGGTGTCGGGTCGCGGCATTGCACGGCTGCGCGCCGCCGGCATCCAGGTGGAAGAGGACTTCCTCCGCCAGGAGTGCGACGGGATCAATCCCGTGTTCTTCCATTTCATCACGACGAAGACGCCTTATGTGGTAGCCAAGTGGGCCATGACCGCCGATGGGAAGATCGCCACGGCAACCCGTGATGCCAGGTGGGTCTCCTGCGAAGCATCCCGCGCCGACACCCATGAGCTTCGACACCGTCTGGCCGGCATCATGGTCGGCGTCAACACGGTGCTCGCCGACGACCCCATGCTCAACGCGCGGCGCGGCGTGCCAAGCAACCAGCCGTTGCGCATCGTGTGTGACTCGTCTTTAAGGATTCCGCTGGACAGCGCTCTTGTGCGCTCGGCAACCGAAGTGCCCGTGCTTGTGGCGTGCGCCTGCAACATCGACCAAGGGGAACGCCTGGATAAGGCTATCCGTTTGCGGGCGGCCGGCGTCGACGTGGTGTCGCTTCCGGGGGCCGACGGCAAGGTGGACCTTGCCGCTCTTATGGCGCATCTGGGCGAATCGGGCGTCGACTCCGTCCTGGTGGAGGGCGGTGGCACCCTGCACGCGAACATGTTCAAAAGCGGCCTGGTCGACGAGGTGGTCGTTTACCTTGCACCCAAGGTGTGCGGTGGCACGAGCGCACCGACCCCTGTGGGCGGCGCGGGAGCGGCCCTTATGGCTGACGCCCTTCAATTGGGAAAACCCCAGGTAGACATCGTGGGCGACGACGTCCGTCTGACATATCGACTGAATCGAGGGATTTAG
- a CDS encoding cold-shock protein produces the protein MAEGTVKWFSPEKGYGFISQADGENLFVHFSEIQMDGYKTLEEGAKVTFEVTEGANGKKQASNVVPQ, from the coding sequence ATGGCTGAAGGCACTGTCAAATGGTTTAGTCCCGAAAAGGGCTACGGGTTCATCTCCCAGGCCGACGGAGAAAATTTGTTCGTCCATTTCTCTGAGATTCAGATGGATGGCTACAAGACTCTCGAAGAGGGCGCGAAGGTTACCTTCGAAGTCACCGAAGGCGCAAACGGCAAGAAGCAGGCTAGCAACGTGGTTCCCCAATAG
- the ruvA gene encoding Holliday junction branch migration protein RuvA, whose protein sequence is MIAFLNGRVAGHTTDTAFIEVNGVGFAVGMPASDLAKLPERGEEVLVHTYLAVREDAMALYGFLTQDEKRFFEKLIGVSGVGPKVALAALSVYKPEELANAIAAGDVKAVSMIPGVGKKTAQRMILELKGSFSDENMQSLFDQETAEATRRLEGAREALLSMGFSSAEADLALKDAPEELHTDSALIQYALRRLGSL, encoded by the coding sequence ATGATTGCTTTTTTGAACGGACGCGTCGCCGGGCATACGACGGATACGGCGTTTATCGAAGTGAACGGCGTGGGTTTTGCCGTCGGCATGCCCGCGAGCGATTTGGCGAAACTTCCCGAAAGGGGAGAAGAGGTGCTGGTGCACACCTATTTGGCTGTGCGCGAAGACGCCATGGCGCTCTACGGTTTTCTTACGCAGGATGAGAAGCGTTTCTTCGAGAAACTCATCGGCGTTTCGGGGGTGGGGCCAAAAGTTGCGCTTGCAGCGCTCAGCGTGTACAAGCCGGAAGAGCTGGCCAATGCCATCGCAGCGGGGGATGTCAAGGCCGTGTCCATGATCCCGGGTGTCGGCAAGAAAACCGCCCAACGTATGATTCTGGAGCTGAAGGGCAGCTTCTCGGATGAGAATATGCAGTCGCTGTTCGACCAAGAGACGGCGGAGGCAACAAGACGTTTGGAAGGCGCTCGGGAAGCGTTGCTTTCCATGGGGTTCTCGTCCGCCGAAGCGGATTTGGCTTTGAAAGATGCGCCGGAAGAGCTGCATACCGATTCGGCGCTGATACAATATGCATTACGCCGCTTGGGCTCTCTGTAA
- the nhaA gene encoding Na+/H+ antiporter NhaA → MSDNQNRHTDSSIYIEEVHAHKARKASVLEFTHSATKAAGIMLLAAVVALVFANSPLYGPFEHAIHLPVGFVVGESVVTMSAGHVINDVFMAIFFLLVGLEIKYEMTVGELTNIRQALLPIVAAAGGVVMPIAIYMAFNAGNAETAGGWGIPTATDIAFALGIMALLGNRIPAGIRVFLSTLAVADDIIAILVIAIFYGQAPSLFWLAAAAAVLAVLIACNRSHVYSIQPYLGLGVVLWFCVFMSGVHSTIAGVLLAFAIPSGSNVKLRDFATWSREKISSAHESFNPDEPVIGQKDYMHDVKSLSDVARQVIPPATRMEHALYPWVYFAILPLFALTNADVHLIGSNPADFFSNPVLYGVFFGLLLGKPAGIVLFSFIVVKSRLASLPEHVGWGHVLGAAILGGVGFTMSIFVANLAFDSETAITTAKAAILAASTVAGVLGFFVLWLQARRDAARGVVYVMPAVDEEMLTQSDVDAFRTDEALLEQLDEESRRAIDEECRCAHPHEVVAHLR, encoded by the coding sequence ATGTCCGACAATCAGAACCGCCATACCGACTCTTCGATTTACATTGAGGAAGTTCACGCCCATAAGGCCAGAAAAGCCAGCGTTCTTGAATTCACCCATTCCGCCACGAAAGCCGCAGGCATCATGCTTCTGGCCGCCGTGGTGGCGCTGGTCTTCGCCAATTCTCCCTTGTACGGACCCTTCGAACACGCCATCCACTTGCCCGTGGGATTCGTGGTGGGGGAAAGCGTTGTCACCATGTCCGCAGGTCACGTGATCAACGACGTGTTCATGGCCATCTTCTTCCTGCTGGTAGGCTTGGAGATCAAGTACGAAATGACCGTCGGCGAGCTGACGAACATCCGTCAGGCGCTGCTGCCCATCGTGGCCGCGGCGGGCGGTGTGGTCATGCCTATCGCCATCTACATGGCATTCAACGCCGGAAACGCCGAAACCGCAGGTGGTTGGGGTATTCCGACAGCGACCGACATCGCCTTCGCCTTGGGTATCATGGCTCTTCTGGGTAACCGCATCCCGGCGGGCATCCGCGTGTTCCTGTCCACGCTGGCAGTAGCCGACGACATCATCGCCATCCTGGTCATTGCGATTTTCTACGGCCAGGCGCCTTCGCTGTTCTGGCTGGCAGCCGCGGCTGCGGTACTGGCGGTGCTCATCGCCTGCAACCGTTCCCACGTGTATTCCATCCAACCCTATCTGGGGTTGGGTGTGGTCCTGTGGTTCTGCGTGTTCATGAGCGGCGTGCATTCCACCATCGCCGGCGTGCTGCTGGCGTTCGCGATTCCGTCCGGCTCCAACGTGAAGCTGCGTGATTTCGCAACATGGTCGAGGGAGAAGATCTCGTCTGCCCACGAATCGTTCAATCCCGACGAGCCGGTCATCGGGCAGAAGGACTACATGCATGACGTGAAGAGCCTTTCCGACGTGGCTCGCCAGGTCATTCCGCCGGCGACCCGTATGGAACATGCGCTGTACCCCTGGGTCTACTTCGCCATTCTGCCGCTGTTCGCTCTGACCAACGCCGATGTGCATCTCATCGGCTCGAATCCGGCGGACTTCTTCAGCAACCCCGTCCTGTACGGCGTGTTCTTCGGTCTGCTTCTGGGCAAGCCGGCGGGCATCGTGCTGTTCAGCTTCATCGTGGTGAAAAGCCGTCTGGCGTCGCTTCCCGAACATGTCGGCTGGGGCCACGTGCTCGGCGCCGCCATTCTGGGCGGCGTGGGTTTCACCATGTCGATCTTCGTGGCGAACCTGGCCTTCGATTCGGAAACGGCCATCACCACGGCGAAGGCCGCCATTCTGGCAGCATCGACAGTGGCAGGCGTTCTGGGCTTTTTCGTGTTGTGGCTGCAAGCGCGTCGTGACGCAGCACGCGGTGTGGTGTATGTTATGCCCGCTGTGGACGAGGAGATGCTGACGCAGAGCGATGTCGACGCCTTCAGGACCGACGAGGCGCTGCTCGAACAGCTCGACGAGGAATCCCGTCGTGCCATAGATGAGGAGTGCCGTTGCGCGCATCCTCACGAAGTTGTTGCCCACCTGCGATAA
- a CDS encoding helix-turn-helix domain-containing protein yields the protein MPTLVDCRIMENVGLFDRERQGMSVYYSLNYEALEEYRRLLDFAFEHASTPCPYGYDCRSCPNSDTCV from the coding sequence ATGCCTACGTTGGTTGACTGTAGGATTATGGAAAACGTGGGCCTGTTCGACCGTGAACGCCAGGGGATGAGCGTGTACTACTCGCTCAACTACGAAGCCCTCGAAGAGTATCGCAGGCTGCTCGACTTCGCATTCGAGCATGCGAGCACGCCCTGTCCGTACGGATACGACTGCCGCTCATGTCCCAACAGCGATACGTGCGTCTAG
- a CDS encoding IS1595 family transposase gives MSTRTNPFAKRVNALDEGDFALLQEAVETRRCRESVGVGDYDEAADEWRPRPPCPRCGSGETVGRGRTGAGRRFWECRDCGRKYTSLAGTIFESSKKPLSAWVLFIRLMCYNVQLDAAAELCGMSHQTAWEWRHRVMSTIDGYQDRIVLRDKVWIDEMYVTDSDLKGGPGWRPKRGLSKDKVCIAVAIDVHKNVVAVRCGHGKPSARRIKDALQASIAEGSEIFHDMEKSHKSLVKAVKGVDRPYKADTKDPEYLEKMAMVNNLCSWIRRYLHGYVGMDVKNLQSYLNWYAYLFRVKRAEEKWPKVERVLRHLFMADATFRSSRKRGHAYVG, from the coding sequence ATGTCCACCCGTACGAACCCGTTCGCGAAGCGGGTCAACGCCCTCGATGAGGGCGATTTCGCGCTCTTGCAAGAGGCCGTCGAGACGAGAAGGTGCCGCGAGTCCGTCGGCGTCGGAGATTACGACGAGGCTGCCGACGAGTGGAGGCCCCGGCCCCCGTGCCCGAGATGCGGTTCCGGCGAGACCGTCGGCCGAGGCCGCACGGGTGCCGGCCGCAGGTTCTGGGAATGCCGCGACTGCGGTCGCAAGTACACGTCGTTGGCCGGCACGATATTCGAATCCTCGAAGAAGCCCCTGTCCGCATGGGTCCTCTTCATCCGCCTCATGTGCTACAACGTGCAGCTCGACGCTGCGGCGGAGCTCTGCGGGATGTCGCACCAGACGGCCTGGGAGTGGCGCCACCGGGTCATGAGCACGATAGACGGCTACCAGGACCGCATCGTCCTGCGGGACAAGGTCTGGATAGACGAGATGTACGTCACGGACTCCGACCTGAAGGGAGGCCCGGGCTGGAGGCCGAAGAGGGGCCTGAGCAAGGACAAGGTCTGCATAGCGGTCGCGATCGACGTCCACAAGAACGTGGTCGCCGTGCGCTGCGGCCACGGCAAGCCCTCGGCCAGGCGCATCAAGGACGCGCTGCAGGCCAGCATCGCCGAGGGCTCCGAGATCTTCCACGACATGGAGAAGTCCCACAAGTCGCTGGTGAAGGCCGTGAAGGGCGTCGACCGGCCCTACAAGGCCGACACGAAGGACCCGGAGTACCTCGAGAAGATGGCGATGGTGAACAACCTGTGCTCCTGGATCAGGCGCTACCTGCACGGCTACGTCGGCATGGACGTCAAGAACCTGCAGTCATATCTGAACTGGTACGCGTACCTGTTCAGGGTCAAGCGGGCCGAGGAGAAATGGCCCAAAGTGGAAAGGGTGCTCCGCCATTTGTTCATGGCCGACGCCACTTTCCGCAGCTCGCGCAAGCGCGGTCACGCCTACGTTGGTTGA
- the trmB gene encoding tRNA (guanine(46)-N(7))-methyltransferase TrmB, which produces MRSAASRKSKNFDLEGRLAAASSNYEADPSAWAGKWRCWHPADAEGGRTFDEVRVDLGCGKGAFAVEMARRNPNVLFVGLDVDGVCALHGAENAIAAGLDNLVFAYEDYDLDVTKVFGEGEISLIYMNFPTPFPRKKMAPRRITYLDRLMAYRPLLAEGGTIRLKTDSFPFRDFSVIQFELAGYDILWQADDMRAAFPDEPDSEYERKLTAKGATVMGLEAKPGPAPDRVEQTAELSLFQYLPDDLESMDYIPHGMDGAVNNWVNRDKNAARKERARRRNGR; this is translated from the coding sequence ATGCGTAGTGCCGCATCCAGAAAATCGAAGAACTTCGACCTTGAGGGGCGTCTTGCCGCTGCATCCAGCAACTACGAGGCCGATCCGTCCGCATGGGCGGGAAAGTGGCGCTGCTGGCATCCGGCGGATGCCGAAGGCGGCCGTACCTTCGACGAGGTCAGAGTCGATCTGGGCTGCGGCAAGGGGGCATTCGCCGTGGAGATGGCCCGTCGAAACCCCAACGTACTCTTCGTGGGGCTGGACGTCGACGGCGTCTGTGCGTTGCATGGTGCCGAAAACGCGATTGCCGCGGGACTCGACAACCTGGTGTTCGCCTACGAGGACTACGACTTGGATGTGACCAAGGTCTTCGGCGAAGGCGAGATTTCTCTCATATATATGAACTTTCCAACGCCGTTCCCGCGTAAGAAGATGGCGCCCCGGCGCATCACCTATCTGGACCGGTTGATGGCCTACCGTCCGTTGCTGGCCGAAGGCGGCACCATCCGTCTGAAAACGGACAGCTTCCCGTTCAGGGATTTCTCGGTCATCCAGTTCGAGCTGGCGGGATATGACATCCTGTGGCAGGCAGACGACATGCGTGCGGCGTTTCCCGATGAGCCCGACAGCGAATATGAACGCAAACTGACGGCCAAGGGCGCCACGGTCATGGGGCTTGAGGCGAAGCCGGGCCCTGCGCCTGACCGGGTTGAACAGACCGCTGAGCTCAGTCTGTTCCAGTACCTGCCCGATGATCTGGAATCCATGGATTACATTCCGCACGGCATGGACGGCGCTGTGAACAACTGGGTGAACCGCGATAAAAACGCTGCCCGCAAGGAGCGCGCTCGTCGCAGAAACGGTCGCTAG
- a CDS encoding YebC/PmpR family DNA-binding transcriptional regulator: protein MSGHSKWATTKHRKAAQDAKRSALFSKLSRNITVAAKEGGDPNPENNASLAAAIEKAKANSLPKDKIKTAIDKAFGTGKDAASYETLTYEGYGPAGVAILCQALTDNRNRTAADVGSAFRHAGQSLATPGSVAYQFERKGQIVVSKEIETGDKKNPIAVNGAAGDEDEFMMVVAEAGGDDYEDAEDEWIVYTAATDLMAVKKGLEEQGVQVKGAELTMIPTTPTQVSVEDAKKVMRLIDRLEELEDLQNVYHTMEMTDEIVAALDEE, encoded by the coding sequence ATGTCCGGACATTCTAAGTGGGCGACCACCAAGCATCGTAAGGCGGCACAGGACGCGAAGCGTTCCGCGCTGTTCAGCAAGCTTTCCCGTAACATCACCGTTGCGGCGAAGGAGGGTGGCGACCCCAATCCCGAGAACAACGCTTCTCTGGCTGCCGCCATCGAAAAGGCAAAGGCGAACTCCCTGCCCAAGGACAAGATCAAGACCGCTATCGACAAGGCCTTCGGCACCGGCAAGGACGCCGCGAGCTACGAAACCCTGACCTACGAAGGTTACGGCCCGGCTGGCGTCGCCATCCTGTGCCAGGCTCTGACCGACAACCGCAACCGTACTGCCGCCGACGTGGGATCCGCGTTCCGTCATGCCGGTCAGTCTCTGGCCACTCCGGGCAGCGTTGCGTATCAGTTCGAGCGCAAGGGCCAGATTGTGGTCTCCAAGGAAATCGAGACCGGTGACAAGAAGAACCCCATCGCCGTCAACGGTGCCGCTGGTGACGAGGACGAGTTCATGATGGTTGTCGCCGAGGCAGGCGGAGATGACTACGAGGACGCCGAAGACGAATGGATCGTCTACACGGCTGCAACGGACCTGATGGCCGTCAAGAAGGGCCTCGAGGAGCAGGGCGTCCAGGTGAAGGGCGCCGAGCTCACCATGATCCCCACCACCCCGACCCAGGTCAGCGTCGAGGATGCCAAGAAAGTCATGCGTCTTATCGACAGGCTCGAAGAGCTTGAGGACCTCCAGAACGTGTATCACACCATGGAGATGACCGACGAGATCGTCGCCGCTCTCGACGAAGAGTAA
- the ruvC gene encoding crossover junction endodeoxyribonuclease RuvC: protein MPYVENRTILGIDPGLANTGWGVIRQRGPRLSCVAYGCISTSADMDLPSRLLKLHDQMELVVKRFEPTCLGIETIWFGANVTAGILTSQARGAVLVACASQGLSIGEFTPKQIKLAVVGEGNSDKMQVQYMVKQLLSLDDPPHPDHAADALAAAICYVTHGPRTA from the coding sequence ATGCCGTATGTTGAAAACCGCACCATTCTGGGCATCGACCCCGGCCTTGCCAACACGGGGTGGGGTGTCATCCGCCAGCGCGGCCCGCGGCTTTCCTGCGTCGCGTACGGATGCATCTCAACATCGGCCGACATGGATCTGCCGAGCAGGTTGCTCAAACTGCATGACCAGATGGAGCTGGTGGTCAAGCGGTTCGAGCCGACGTGTCTCGGTATTGAAACCATTTGGTTCGGCGCCAATGTAACGGCAGGCATCCTTACCAGCCAGGCCCGCGGGGCGGTGCTCGTAGCGTGCGCGAGCCAGGGGCTTTCCATCGGCGAATTCACGCCCAAGCAGATAAAGCTTGCTGTGGTTGGTGAGGGGAATTCCGACAAAATGCAGGTCCAGTACATGGTCAAGCAGCTGTTATCGTTGGACGACCCGCCGCATCCCGACCACGCGGCCGATGCGTTGGCGGCGGCCATCTGCTACGTGACGCACGGCCCCCGAACAGCTTAA